In a single window of the Metopolophium dirhodum isolate CAU chromosome 2, ASM1992520v1, whole genome shotgun sequence genome:
- the LOC132939234 gene encoding 52 kDa repressor of the inhibitor of the protein kinase-like: MLQKALKDSEFMISLIVIKVLFSYGLLLCKQLQKVQIDLKKTILIVENVIATLKCIRENNEIEFKIIYNNVKKKADDVGIELLEKRISSKQTHRANPNLQNHSTEQYYRVTVFLPYIDYFISQLTERFINHKSIFEGFDCIFKTQPLPLEINDREQFNKLVNIYSPVVDKFNSIAEFNMWKTKLFTDNIILSSGLQALEICDKEFYPNIYMLIKIFCTLPVSTTTPERSFSNLKRIKTYLRNSMNETRLNGLALLACHTETKITPDEVIDELSLKNRRLEFVL, translated from the exons ATGCTTCAGAAAGCGTTAAAAGATTCAGAGTTTATGATTTCTTTGATTGTTATAAAG gtattattttcttatGGACTTCTGCTGTGTAAACAATTGCAAAAAGTtcaaattgatttgaaaaagacaatactcatagtagaaaatgtaatagctactttaaaatgtatcagagaaaataatgaaatagaattcaaaattatctataataatgtcaaa aaaaAGGCAGATGATGTTGGAATTGAATTGCTAGAGAAAAGAATTTCTTCTAAACAAACACATAGAGCTAatccaaatttacaaaatcattcTACCGAACAATACTATCGTGTAACAGTATTTTTACCATATATTGATTACTTTATATCACAACTTACTGAgcgttttataaatcataaaagtatttttgaag GGTTcgattgcatttttaaaacccAGCCATTGCCACTAGAGATAAATGACCGAGAACAATTTAATAAGCTTGTGAACATATATTCACCCGTTGTAGATAAATTCAATAGCATAGCCGAATTCAATATGTggaaaacaaaactatttacaGATAATATCATTCTTAGTTCAGGATTACAGGCATTAGAAATTTGTGATAAAGAATTTTATCCCAACATTTacatgttgataaaaatattttgtacgctTCCAGTGTCAACAACAACTCCTGAACGATCATtctctaatttaaaaagaattaaaacttATCTCAGGAATAGTATGAATGAA acTAGACTGAATGGATTGGCTCTATTAGCATGCCATACAGAAACAAAGATTACACCAGATGAAGTCATTGATGAATTGTCTCTGAAAAATAGAAGACTGgagtttgttttgtaa